One window from the genome of Nitrospinota bacterium encodes:
- a CDS encoding prepilin-type N-terminal cleavage/methylation domain-containing protein, with product MINKSKFVSLLRNEQGFTLIEALMAMVILVVGIFAVMGTTGTVMDKNENSRKSSIAMTLAQDKIESIKGVSQAWLLDGADGLDSPGLVGGVWTADAGGETIDAEGNAAVAGSTYDRSWTITDIATENFLFDVSVTMTWQDNGTKTLQLNTQITQ from the coding sequence ATGATTAATAAATCAAAATTTGTAAGTCTCCTGAGGAATGAGCAGGGCTTCACCCTCATTGAAGCGCTCATGGCCATGGTTATCTTGGTTGTCGGGATTTTTGCTGTCATGGGAACGACCGGAACCGTCATGGATAAAAACGAAAACAGCCGCAAGTCATCCATCGCCATGACGCTCGCTCAGGACAAGATCGAATCCATAAAAGGTGTGAGCCAGGCCTGGTTGCTGGACGGGGCGGACGGATTGGATTCTCCGGGGCTGGTGGGAGGCGTGTGGACTGCAGATGCAGGCGGAGAGACGATCGATGCCGAAGGCAATGCGGCGGTCGCTGGCTCCACATATGATCGCTCCTGGACCATCACAGATATCGCGACAGAAAACTTTTTGTTTGATGTTTCGGTCACCATGACCTGGCAGGATAATGGGACGAAGACCCTGCAACTCAATACCCAAATTACCCAATAG
- a CDS encoding group 1 truncated hemoglobin — MEEDKTLLENLGGRPILERVHKVFYDKLYEHPWLKLFFSDIDQKTIEDQQTDFMVSNMGGGKIYSGALPKNAHKHMFIDHAMFDLRQDLLQASLDECKVPSALAERWMRIDGAFRKSIVKEDPSQCEKRFFTDAIKNFPKP, encoded by the coding sequence ATGGAAGAAGATAAAACCCTCTTGGAAAATTTAGGCGGCAGACCCATTCTGGAACGCGTGCATAAGGTTTTTTACGATAAGCTTTACGAACATCCCTGGTTGAAACTATTTTTTTCTGATATCGACCAGAAAACCATTGAAGATCAGCAAACCGATTTCATGGTGTCGAACATGGGCGGCGGCAAAATTTATTCCGGCGCGTTGCCAAAAAATGCTCACAAGCATATGTTTATCGATCACGCGATGTTCGATTTGCGGCAGGATCTTTTGCAGGCGTCTCTTGACGAATGCAAAGTGCCTTCCGCTTTGGCGGAACGTTGGATGCGCATTGATGGCGCTTTCAGAAAATCCATCGTCAAGGAAGATCCCAGTCAATGTGAAAAGCGTTTTTTTACCGACGCAATTAAAAACTTTCCCAAACCTTAA
- a CDS encoding prepilin-type N-terminal cleavage/methylation domain-containing protein — translation MKWNMNRFGRENIHKRLFGDQRGFTLIEMVTVVSIFGIMLTAAIPNYSKWVEKRLITAESDKLYLDLMLAIATAGPKWEPPIGT, via the coding sequence GTGAAATGGAATATGAATCGGTTTGGCAGGGAAAACATACATAAACGGTTGTTCGGTGATCAACGTGGATTCACTTTGATTGAAATGGTTACGGTGGTGTCCATATTTGGGATCATGCTGACAGCTGCCATTCCGAATTATTCCAAGTGGGTGGAAAAGAGATTGATCACCGCCGAATCGGATAAATTATATCTGGATCTCATGCTGGCGATAGCGACGGCTGGACCGAAGTGGGAGCCACCAATTGGAACGTAG
- a CDS encoding aldehyde dehydrogenase family protein gives MAAKVYQNYIDGEWKDSSSGETFANINPANKDEVVGRFQQSTRKDVNEAVVAAHNALPGWKKMPAPKRGEILFRVSEILLQRKEALAQDMTREMGKVIKEARGDVQEAIDMGYFAAGEGRRLGGETVPSELNDKFCMSVRMPVGVIAAITPWNFPLAIPSWKLFPALIAGNTVVIKPASDTPLSVYHFVKILEEAGLPPGVVNYVTGSGAGAGAPLLDHPKVKLVSFTGSTDTGSQVAQHCATQMKQYSLEMGGKNAILVMDDADLNLAVEGVVWGAFGTTGQRCTACSRVIVHKKVLKKFTNLLVKRTKELRLGDGLNEKNEVGPLVNEAQREKVHSYCKIGIEEGAKLLLGGNPHRSGGCSNGFFYKPTIFGDVTPKMRIAQEEIFGPVLSVIACRSLDHGIQIVNDSAFGLSSSIYTQDVNQAFKAIENLDTGITYINSSTIGAEIQLPFGGTKGTGNGHREAGTAALEIFTEWKSIYIDYSGKLQKAQIDE, from the coding sequence ATGGCCGCCAAGGTTTATCAAAACTACATCGATGGAGAATGGAAAGATTCCTCCAGCGGAGAAACTTTTGCCAATATCAATCCGGCCAATAAGGATGAGGTTGTGGGCCGGTTTCAGCAATCGACGCGGAAAGATGTGAATGAAGCGGTGGTAGCCGCGCACAATGCGCTTCCCGGTTGGAAAAAAATGCCAGCCCCAAAACGCGGCGAAATCCTGTTTCGGGTTTCAGAGATTCTCCTCCAGCGCAAGGAGGCACTGGCCCAGGACATGACAAGGGAGATGGGCAAGGTCATCAAGGAAGCCCGGGGTGATGTCCAGGAAGCCATCGACATGGGTTATTTCGCCGCTGGAGAAGGCCGGAGGCTTGGGGGTGAAACGGTTCCCTCGGAATTGAACGACAAGTTTTGTATGTCGGTGCGCATGCCCGTTGGCGTGATCGCCGCCATCACCCCGTGGAATTTTCCTCTCGCCATTCCGTCATGGAAATTGTTTCCCGCGCTTATTGCCGGCAATACCGTCGTCATCAAACCGGCCAGCGACACGCCGCTATCGGTCTATCATTTCGTGAAGATTCTGGAAGAGGCGGGGCTGCCTCCGGGAGTGGTCAATTATGTCACCGGGTCGGGAGCGGGTGCGGGAGCGCCTCTGCTCGATCATCCTAAAGTGAAACTGGTGTCGTTCACCGGCTCCACGGATACCGGCAGTCAGGTGGCCCAGCATTGCGCCACGCAGATGAAACAGTACTCTCTCGAAATGGGAGGCAAGAACGCCATCCTGGTCATGGATGACGCCGACTTGAATCTGGCTGTGGAAGGGGTCGTCTGGGGAGCGTTTGGAACCACAGGGCAACGATGCACGGCTTGCAGTCGGGTGATCGTTCACAAGAAGGTGCTGAAAAAATTCACCAACCTTTTAGTTAAAAGAACCAAGGAACTGAGGTTGGGGGATGGGCTGAACGAAAAAAATGAGGTCGGCCCTCTGGTCAATGAAGCCCAGCGGGAAAAAGTGCACAGCTATTGCAAGATCGGCATTGAGGAAGGAGCTAAATTGCTCCTTGGTGGGAACCCCCACAGAAGCGGCGGTTGTAGTAACGGGTTTTTCTACAAACCGACCATCTTTGGTGATGTGACCCCGAAAATGCGGATCGCCCAGGAGGAAATTTTCGGTCCCGTATTGAGCGTCATTGCCTGCCGGAGCCTTGACCACGGAATCCAGATCGTCAACGATTCGGCATTTGGTTTGTCCTCATCAATATATACGCAGGACGTGAACCAGGCTTTTAAAGCCATTGAAAATCTGGACACCGGGATCACTTACATCAATTCCTCGACGATTGGCGCGGAAATTCAGCTTCCTTTCGGTGGCACCAAAGGGACGGGCAATGGTCACCGCGAGGCCGGCACCGCTGCGCTGGAAATATTTACGGAATGGAAATCGATCTACATAGACTACAGCGGTAAACTGCAAAAAGCCCAAATAGACGAATAG
- a CDS encoding MBL fold metallo-hydrolase, translating to MKICVLSSGSGGNSVYIETDTHKILLDAGLSEKKLSARLASIGRDAGDLDAVFVTHEHSDHVKGVGPLVRKYNIPLHTTEGTLKKIQHKLGRIPVWKPIRSEEPVTLGDMVVEPYATPHDAEESVAFVIRQGDIKIGHATDLGKVTPFVREKLQKSTALLVEANHDVEMLTVGPYPWSLKQRVKSDVGHLSNEACGELLAAVSHDGLRYVVLMHLSETNNLPELATITAEQALGQRFSRLQMVLARQNHPTELLTIN from the coding sequence TTGAAAATTTGTGTTTTGTCCAGTGGTAGTGGCGGAAATTCGGTTTATATTGAAACGGACACCCATAAGATTTTGTTGGATGCCGGGTTGAGTGAAAAGAAACTGAGCGCCCGGTTGGCGAGTATCGGTCGCGATGCTGGAGACCTGGATGCGGTGTTCGTGACTCATGAACATTCCGATCATGTTAAAGGAGTCGGGCCTTTGGTCAGAAAGTACAACATCCCTTTGCATACGACGGAAGGGACGCTAAAAAAAATTCAGCATAAATTGGGCCGCATTCCAGTCTGGAAACCCATTCGTTCGGAAGAGCCGGTGACCCTTGGAGACATGGTGGTGGAACCGTATGCCACGCCGCATGATGCCGAAGAGTCTGTTGCGTTTGTCATCCGGCAGGGAGATATCAAAATTGGTCATGCCACGGATTTAGGCAAAGTAACGCCTTTTGTCCGCGAAAAATTACAGAAGTCCACCGCTCTCCTGGTGGAGGCCAATCACGATGTCGAAATGTTAACTGTGGGACCCTATCCCTGGTCCTTGAAGCAAAGAGTCAAAAGCGATGTTGGTCATCTTTCTAATGAGGCCTGTGGTGAACTGTTGGCGGCGGTCAGTCATGACGGGCTCCGATATGTGGTTTTAATGCACTTGAGTGAAACCAACAACCTTCCGGAACTTGCCACCATCACAGCGGAGCAGGCCCTGGGACAGAGATTTTCCCGGTTACAGATGGTTCTCGCCCGGCAGAATCACCCGACCGAATTATTAACTATCAACTGA
- the aroB gene encoding 3-dehydroquinate synthase produces MKRLTIDLGDRSYDIRVGRHLLQQTGAWVTELTNPSRVVIITHPSINRLYGEKLSSSFSGTGVPIDFIEVPEGEKSKSLQQAEKIFDSLLEWKCDRQTVLVALGGGVIGDLTGFIAATYVRGVPFVQIPTTVLSQVDSSVGGKTAVNHPRGKNMIGAFYQPRLVVADLETLETLPEKEFKAGLAEIIKYGVIEDAALFHYLETETQKILSHDNDALAHIVATSCAIKARVVEKDERESHYRMVLNFGHTVGHAIESLTGYSSFIHGEAVAIGMVVAAKLSQIMGYCSEDVPRRISNLLEKFGLPTQLPNLKVEDIIQSIYLDKKTAHKKIRFILVKDIGSVEIVDSVPESPIKEALGG; encoded by the coding sequence ATGAAGCGGTTGACAATCGACCTGGGTGACAGGAGTTATGATATAAGGGTTGGCCGCCACCTTTTGCAGCAGACCGGAGCGTGGGTAACTGAGCTTACCAACCCCAGTCGCGTGGTCATCATCACGCATCCATCAATCAACCGTCTCTACGGTGAAAAACTTTCTTCAAGTTTTTCCGGGACGGGGGTCCCCATCGACTTTATCGAAGTTCCCGAAGGCGAGAAATCTAAATCTTTGCAACAGGCAGAGAAAATTTTTGATAGCCTTCTGGAATGGAAATGTGACCGGCAAACGGTTTTGGTCGCCCTGGGAGGAGGGGTCATCGGTGACCTGACAGGGTTTATCGCGGCCACTTATGTGCGTGGCGTGCCGTTCGTTCAGATTCCCACAACCGTCCTTTCCCAGGTAGACAGCAGTGTGGGCGGCAAGACCGCGGTCAACCACCCGCGCGGAAAAAATATGATCGGCGCTTTTTACCAACCCAGACTGGTCGTGGCTGATCTTGAGACTCTGGAAACTCTTCCCGAAAAAGAGTTCAAGGCCGGATTGGCCGAAATTATCAAATACGGTGTGATTGAAGACGCGGCTTTATTTCATTACCTTGAAACCGAAACTCAAAAAATACTTTCCCACGATAACGATGCCCTGGCACATATCGTCGCAACCTCCTGCGCGATCAAAGCGCGGGTGGTGGAAAAAGACGAGCGCGAGAGTCATTACCGCATGGTGCTCAACTTCGGGCACACGGTGGGACACGCCATCGAATCGTTGACGGGTTATTCCTCGTTCATTCACGGAGAAGCCGTCGCCATCGGCATGGTGGTTGCGGCCAAATTATCACAGATCATGGGTTATTGTTCAGAGGATGTGCCCCGCCGGATTTCAAACCTCCTGGAAAAATTTGGTTTGCCCACCCAACTCCCTAATCTCAAGGTCGAAGACATCATTCAATCCATATACCTTGATAAAAAGACCGCTCACAAAAAAATCCGCTTTATTCTGGTCAAAGACATCGGTTCCGTCGAGATTGTGGACAGCGTTCCCGAATCCCCCATCAAGGAAGCGCTGGGAGGCTAG
- a CDS encoding helix-turn-helix transcriptional regulator, whose product MAKSNSIRQVRESQMMSKAELARKASVTVQTIDRIENGNECRLDTKRKIILALGYKLSDRASLFDEPDEGKTDDKPKSAKIKKV is encoded by the coding sequence GTGGCCAAGTCCAATAGCATCAGGCAGGTAAGGGAGTCTCAGATGATGAGTAAGGCTGAGCTGGCACGCAAAGCAAGTGTGACGGTTCAGACCATTGATCGCATTGAAAATGGCAACGAGTGCCGTTTGGATACCAAGCGAAAAATCATATTAGCCTTGGGATATAAACTATCTGACCGCGCCTCGCTTTTCGATGAACCCGATGAGGGGAAGACGGATGACAAACCTAAATCTGCAAAAATAAAAAAGGTTTAA
- the miaB gene encoding tRNA (N6-isopentenyl adenosine(37)-C2)-methylthiotransferase MiaB, protein MKQVYMDTFGCQMNVADSDRMELLLFHSGFARTSHMDDADLILVNTCSVREKAEHKIFSLFGSMKPLKEANPDLVMGITGCLAQQEGERLLKRIPFLDFILGPDHIEDIPHAVDRALETHKPFIWNNFDQKKNYSIPEISAAQPATPNPSAFINIIKGCDKFCSFCVVPHTRGREKSREANEIYSEVRQLVARGAKEIILLGQNVNAYGKRGLETPVAFHQLLYGIAEIPGVKRLRFTTSYPRDFTFELIQAYQDLDILMNHLHLPAQSGNDRILQEMRRGNTVAEYLALTDALKTAVPDIEISSDIIVGYPGETENEFEDTLRFMERVGFSSSFMFCYSPRPNTPAADLVDDVPESTKKERLQRIIECQSELGLAQGEKFLGKEVEVLIEGQSTRKKGVFKGRNPQFWQVNFTGDETVLKPGDLVNVKVEEVSGHALKGHAVV, encoded by the coding sequence ATGAAACAAGTCTATATGGATACTTTTGGCTGCCAGATGAATGTGGCGGATTCGGACCGGATGGAACTTCTACTCTTTCATTCCGGATTTGCCCGCACATCGCATATGGATGACGCGGACCTGATTCTGGTCAACACCTGTTCCGTTCGGGAAAAAGCGGAGCACAAAATATTTTCCCTTTTCGGAAGCATGAAACCCCTGAAAGAGGCCAATCCTGATCTCGTTATGGGAATCACCGGCTGCCTCGCGCAGCAAGAGGGGGAGCGTCTTTTAAAGCGCATCCCTTTCCTGGACTTCATTTTAGGCCCGGATCATATTGAAGACATCCCGCACGCCGTGGACAGGGCTCTGGAAACACACAAGCCTTTTATATGGAATAACTTTGATCAAAAGAAAAACTATTCCATTCCCGAGATATCCGCCGCCCAACCGGCAACCCCAAATCCAAGTGCATTTATCAATATCATCAAGGGATGCGACAAGTTCTGCAGCTTCTGCGTTGTGCCTCATACCCGGGGCCGGGAAAAATCACGGGAAGCGAACGAAATATACAGCGAAGTCCGGCAACTGGTGGCACGCGGTGCAAAAGAGATCATTCTGCTGGGCCAAAATGTCAATGCCTATGGCAAACGCGGACTGGAAACCCCGGTGGCATTCCACCAGCTTTTGTATGGGATCGCGGAGATTCCCGGCGTCAAGCGGCTTCGCTTCACCACCAGTTATCCCAGGGATTTCACTTTCGAACTCATTCAAGCCTACCAGGATCTTGACATTCTTATGAACCACCTGCACCTGCCGGCACAAAGCGGAAATGATCGCATTCTTCAGGAAATGCGCCGGGGAAATACGGTCGCGGAGTATTTGGCTCTGACAGACGCGCTCAAGACGGCAGTTCCCGACATCGAAATTTCTTCAGACATCATCGTCGGCTATCCGGGGGAAACAGAAAACGAGTTTGAAGATACCCTGCGGTTTATGGAACGGGTGGGGTTCAGCAGCAGTTTTATGTTTTGCTACAGTCCACGGCCTAATACACCTGCGGCTGACCTGGTTGACGACGTTCCCGAGTCTACGAAGAAGGAACGCCTGCAACGCATTATTGAATGCCAGAGTGAACTGGGCCTGGCGCAGGGGGAAAAGTTTCTTGGAAAAGAGGTCGAGGTCTTGATCGAAGGTCAGTCGACGCGGAAGAAAGGAGTTTTCAAAGGCAGGAACCCGCAGTTTTGGCAGGTCAATTTTACTGGAGATGAAACCGTTTTAAAACCAGGAGACCTGGTGAACGTTAAAGTGGAAGAGGTTTCCGGTCATGCGCTCAAAGGACACGCCGTCGTTTAA
- a CDS encoding PilZ domain-containing protein: MKNFEDKRSFPRAMVILDAYIYASERRLFAEVVDLTVHGISFKSEQVVPVGSRVVIKLDGNKDIRNCELTADILRCDPQSNVTSPQYVVAAKFIEANDEYLMDSLALVHGKKIKS, from the coding sequence ATGAAAAATTTTGAAGACAAACGATCTTTTCCGCGAGCGATGGTTATCCTGGATGCCTATATTTATGCCAGCGAAAGAAGGTTGTTCGCCGAAGTTGTGGATTTGACGGTTCATGGAATTTCATTTAAATCGGAACAAGTTGTACCTGTAGGTTCGAGAGTGGTTATCAAACTCGATGGCAATAAGGACATAAGGAACTGTGAACTCACAGCAGACATCCTTCGTTGTGACCCTCAGTCGAATGTGACTTCCCCCCAATACGTTGTGGCCGCTAAATTCATCGAAGCCAATGACGAATACCTGATGGACTCCCTGGCTCTCGTCCACGGAAAAAAAATAAAATCTTAA
- a CDS encoding tetratricopeptide repeat protein produces the protein MTLKNIIFLIIFTLLSVYIAFLNPHEVEVYLTQAFSLHMPMVILLLGFILVGVIVAIVLNWVLKVKSSWGNLKSYFREKQNQKRGQWCASHFEKAENALAGGNLEKAKALFNKVLEEFPNHVGALDGAGKIERLQGHTDRALELHLKATQIDPGNLKVLDHLAEDYSHTGLSTKEIQTLEKIRRVEPDSPVVLSRIRDSYLEKQDWKNASEIQKRVISLTRDKNQQAKEQRLSGQITYQKGLLHWEKGQVDSAISEFKKALRADDKCLPAYITLGDAFLKSGDKKNAIKTWQSGLSFTHSPLCLLRIQKVLQESDNLKDLIKIYQNAIQSSNNSVKDKYVLLLGVLYLEKGETEEAIQVLETVKPEKSVLHSILLANAYQQKQDNPKMEEATLSAFSIARESLSEVVCGECKTSFEEWSSHCPECKAWNSLSPR, from the coding sequence GTGACTCTGAAAAATATTATTTTCCTGATTATTTTTACGCTGCTTTCAGTATACATCGCCTTCCTCAACCCGCATGAGGTTGAAGTTTACCTGACGCAAGCTTTTTCACTGCACATGCCAATGGTAATCCTCTTGCTGGGGTTTATCCTGGTCGGTGTCATCGTTGCCATCGTTCTGAACTGGGTATTAAAAGTAAAATCTTCCTGGGGCAATTTGAAATCCTATTTCAGAGAAAAACAAAATCAAAAAAGAGGCCAGTGGTGCGCCAGTCATTTTGAAAAAGCGGAAAACGCCCTGGCCGGTGGAAACCTCGAAAAAGCAAAGGCGCTCTTCAACAAGGTTCTTGAAGAATTTCCAAACCACGTGGGCGCATTGGACGGCGCCGGGAAGATTGAGCGTCTGCAAGGCCATACCGACCGGGCACTGGAACTGCACCTGAAAGCCACCCAAATTGATCCTGGAAATTTAAAAGTGCTCGACCACCTGGCTGAGGATTATTCCCATACAGGCTTGTCGACAAAAGAAATTCAAACGCTGGAAAAAATACGCCGGGTGGAACCGGACTCGCCGGTGGTTTTATCCCGAATAAGAGACTCCTACCTTGAGAAGCAGGATTGGAAAAATGCCTCCGAGATTCAGAAACGGGTCATTTCCCTCACCCGTGACAAAAACCAACAGGCAAAGGAACAGCGATTGTCCGGCCAGATCACCTATCAAAAAGGTCTTCTCCATTGGGAGAAGGGACAGGTGGACTCTGCCATTTCCGAATTTAAAAAAGCCCTCAGGGCCGATGATAAATGTCTGCCTGCATACATCACGCTTGGCGACGCCTTTCTGAAGTCCGGCGACAAGAAAAATGCCATCAAGACCTGGCAATCCGGGTTGAGCTTCACCCACTCCCCGCTTTGTCTGCTTCGCATCCAAAAGGTTCTGCAGGAGTCGGACAACCTGAAAGATTTGATTAAAATCTATCAGAACGCCATCCAATCCTCCAATAACTCGGTGAAGGATAAGTACGTTCTTTTGCTGGGGGTTTTATACTTGGAAAAGGGAGAAACCGAGGAAGCCATTCAGGTTCTTGAAACCGTTAAGCCAGAAAAATCGGTATTGCACTCCATCTTACTGGCGAATGCCTACCAGCAGAAACAGGACAATCCCAAGATGGAAGAAGCTACGCTGTCGGCTTTCAGTATTGCCAGGGAATCTTTATCTGAAGTGGTTTGCGGGGAATGCAAAACTTCTTTTGAGGAATGGTCGAGTCATTGTCCTGAATGCAAAGCCTGGAACAGCCTTTCTCCACGGTAA
- the pilM gene encoding type IV pilus assembly protein PilM, which yields MFLSENTPLVAIDIGSHSIKMAQMARTGKKYELLNFSVMPLKEDSIVDGVIREPDEVVETLTKLIKLEKVDTRYAVASIAGEAVIIKKIRVPRMTAAELKENIASEAEQYIPFDIEDVSIDFQLLDDSEESEDKDTMEILLVAVQKDLVDSLTDILYDAGLKPAIIDLDVFAMVNACGLGTDLRAEGVVAVIDLGESFTHLNIIQKGFTAYTRDIPLGGNYCTKKLMAKFNLSNKEAAKLKSGKIPAELKDDDVVAVIVQSFEKVIDEVQKAFELFSTTSANEGTKIEFIDAELSLKVTPHITSNDDVYMVIDATKNAANTSVLVAGFPAITTKEAHTEVLVQNGDTTVLGGIYESEVKRNKESVPLFSKIPFLGALFRNLDENDQVNELLIFITPTVLSNEYSKKL from the coding sequence ATGTTTTTATCAGAAAATACCCCATTGGTGGCAATCGATATTGGATCTCACTCCATCAAGATGGCGCAGATGGCGAGAACCGGTAAAAAATATGAATTGCTTAATTTCTCTGTAATGCCTCTTAAAGAGGATAGCATTGTGGATGGAGTGATCCGGGAACCGGACGAGGTTGTGGAGACGCTCACCAAGTTGATCAAGCTGGAAAAAGTAGACACCCGGTATGCGGTGGCTTCGATCGCCGGAGAGGCTGTGATCATAAAAAAGATACGGGTGCCGAGGATGACGGCGGCAGAACTTAAAGAAAACATAGCAAGCGAGGCAGAGCAGTACATTCCCTTTGATATCGAGGATGTCAGCATTGATTTCCAGTTATTAGATGATTCTGAGGAGAGTGAAGACAAGGACACCATGGAGATACTACTGGTAGCGGTTCAAAAGGACCTTGTCGATAGCCTCACTGACATTCTTTATGACGCCGGATTAAAACCCGCCATCATCGATCTCGATGTTTTCGCCATGGTCAACGCCTGTGGGTTGGGGACCGATCTGAGAGCCGAGGGGGTGGTTGCGGTCATTGATCTTGGAGAATCTTTCACTCACCTCAATATCATTCAGAAGGGTTTCACCGCTTATACCCGCGACATCCCGCTTGGGGGAAATTATTGTACAAAAAAGCTCATGGCAAAATTTAATCTTTCCAATAAGGAGGCTGCAAAACTCAAGTCGGGAAAGATACCTGCAGAGTTAAAAGATGATGACGTGGTTGCAGTCATTGTCCAGTCCTTTGAGAAAGTTATTGACGAAGTGCAAAAGGCATTTGAATTGTTCAGCACCACCTCTGCAAACGAAGGAACCAAAATTGAGTTTATAGATGCCGAACTCAGCCTGAAGGTCACTCCGCATATCACGTCAAATGACGATGTCTATATGGTGATTGATGCCACGAAAAACGCGGCCAATACATCGGTACTTGTTGCGGGTTTCCCGGCGATCACTACCAAAGAAGCGCATACAGAGGTTCTGGTGCAAAATGGCGATACCACGGTTCTTGGGGGTATCTATGAAAGTGAGGTCAAGAGGAATAAAGAGTCCGTTCCTTTATTTTCCAAAATTCCTTTCCTGGGAGCGTTGTTCAGAAACCTGGATGAAAATGATCAAGTGAATGAGTTGTTGATCTTCATCACTCCGACCGTCCTGTCCAATGAGTATTCCAAAAAACTATGA
- a CDS encoding ADP-ribosylglycohydrolase family protein: MKSIQDKIQGCWFGMAVGDAMGMAVKGLKPETVKQCFGSVDDFKDVRNFIGKGIRQYRMKGLYGVQTQTALMVCDCVLNNKKTNVSEISRLFLQLAAGGPENYLGVFRHAESPFYRAVESLPGRVPLLPADQNHAGCYYPSLAVPIALFHQEASDELIRQCMETCLLMSRNPMEVIGAALMGYLVTCFLSLDLKEGEGLTENDSRKIMGEGVEACRQAELILKEQVPEIWDEFGEQVFQALRLTLQGIMERLHLEEGLLFNWICENASSYSKNKIIHPTQNHVLSLLPLALLMVLKGGPDFASILTRTLNMGREATLLGTLVGAWAGALFGFEQIPPHWKSGLVNSREIKARGEALFLRRFTKSLKDLPTMELALTQKEFEERRKFTPKLTRKVSGKGAPVAEVLDGPKIPNKEDRIQWRKFEKDKTRQKRDRRRNLESDDDDD; the protein is encoded by the coding sequence ATGAAATCCATTCAAGATAAAATTCAGGGTTGCTGGTTTGGCATGGCGGTGGGTGACGCTATGGGAATGGCGGTTAAAGGTCTCAAGCCGGAAACCGTCAAGCAGTGTTTTGGCTCGGTGGACGATTTCAAAGACGTCCGCAACTTTATCGGCAAAGGCATCCGACAATACCGTATGAAAGGTTTGTACGGGGTGCAAACTCAAACCGCTCTTATGGTTTGCGATTGTGTGCTGAACAATAAAAAAACCAATGTTTCCGAAATTTCCCGTTTATTTTTGCAACTTGCCGCGGGCGGTCCCGAAAACTACCTTGGTGTTTTCCGCCATGCAGAAAGCCCCTTTTACCGGGCGGTAGAATCTCTTCCAGGACGGGTTCCTCTGTTGCCAGCAGACCAGAACCATGCAGGGTGTTATTATCCGTCCCTTGCCGTTCCAATCGCCTTGTTTCATCAGGAGGCATCCGATGAACTGATAAGGCAGTGCATGGAAACCTGTCTCTTGATGAGCCGCAACCCGATGGAAGTTATCGGGGCGGCGTTGATGGGGTATTTAGTGACCTGTTTTCTTTCCCTGGACCTGAAAGAGGGAGAGGGCCTTACTGAAAACGACTCCCGAAAAATTATGGGCGAGGGGGTGGAGGCCTGCAGGCAGGCGGAGCTGATATTAAAAGAGCAGGTCCCCGAAATTTGGGATGAGTTTGGCGAGCAGGTGTTTCAGGCTTTAAGGTTGACCTTGCAAGGGATAATGGAAAGGCTTCATTTGGAAGAAGGGCTCTTGTTTAATTGGATTTGTGAAAACGCTTCCAGCTATAGCAAAAATAAAATCATTCATCCGACTCAGAACCATGTGTTGAGTCTTCTTCCCTTGGCATTGTTAATGGTATTGAAGGGCGGACCCGATTTTGCTTCCATTCTGACCCGGACGCTCAATATGGGCCGGGAAGCGACCCTGCTGGGGACGCTGGTGGGAGCATGGGCAGGCGCGCTGTTTGGGTTTGAACAAATTCCCCCGCACTGGAAATCCGGCCTGGTCAACTCCAGGGAAATAAAAGCCAGGGGAGAGGCCCTGTTTCTGCGTCGATTTACAAAAAGTCTTAAAGATCTTCCGACCATGGAATTGGCGCTGACCCAGAAGGAGTTCGAGGAGAGAAGAAAATTTACCCCTAAATTAACGCGCAAGGTATCAGGCAAGGGGGCTCCTGTTGCAGAGGTTTTGGATGGACCCAAAATTCCTAACAAAGAAGACCGGATCCAATGGCGAAAATTTGAAAAAGATAAAACGCGGCAGAAAAGGGATCGCAGGCGAAACCTGGAATCGGATGATGACGATGATTGA